The following nucleotide sequence is from Zea mays cultivar B73 chromosome 1, Zm-B73-REFERENCE-NAM-5.0, whole genome shotgun sequence.
CAGAGAGGGCATGGCTTGGCTTCCACTATCTTGTTAAgtaccctggccatttgatgcaTTGCCAGGAGTAGATTTCTGTCTCTTGCATGCACCGTTACTGGATTGAATCCCCTCCTCAGGAAAATTCTGGTCCGTGACTTCTGAAAAAAAAGGCAAGACAAGGAAATTACCAACCACAGTCCTGATAAGTAGACAATTGTAAATGTTAATTGATATGAGATAATAATAATTGTAAATGACAATTGTAAATGTTAATTGATTCCGTATGTATAATGATGACCTGTTTTGGTCATGCAATTCGGAATGGCCTAATGATCAATTATATGCTGAACAATGTAGTGTAGTTTGCTTTTACCAATAATAGCAGAAGCCTTCGCTACTCTTGCGTGGGTCCGGACCTTCTCTCGGGCCGTGTCAGTACCTGATCCATAACCATCGACCAAAGGTTCCACTTCCATTCCATCGCCATGGTGGACACCGCGTGGCCTGAAACGCCTCACCACCACCCACGGACTCTCAGGGACGTCATGGCTGCGAGCATCATCCCTCGGAATCCTCATGCTCTGGCACAAGCCCTCCTGGATGGCCTTGGAACCACTACGGAGTTGCTCCACGAAAGATGCCTCCATGGAGCTTATGTACGAGCTGTGCCGCTCATTTGTCCATTCACCCGACAACAGGCCTTGGATTTGATCACCCTGCCGAAGAATCAAAattaaagaaaaaaaaaggaacttCTCTCACAAGAGCCTAAAAATCCCCATCGCTTCACGGTTGGTTACCTTGGCGATACTGCTGGGCACGGGCTGCCGGTCGTCGTTGATCAACGGCTGGTTCAACGATGACACACCCTCCATTGGATTTTACACCTCTCGAGAACCCGACAGGCAGCAGGGATCCAGAAAACCGACCAGTCCCAGATTCGAGGCGGCAAAGAAGAGGAACAGCTCCTCTCGACGAAGATGAATCAGAGATGCGCAGAGCGAGAAATCTCGGCTGGTCCAGGAGAGAGCTCAGGATGCAAACTGAACTGCAACACAGCAGCGGCGATGTATAGAGACGCGAGAGGGAGGGGGCAAGCGGAGGCCAAAGCGAACAGGGAGAGCTGATACATCTCCGCTGGTCCGTGGGGGGTGTTTGTGTGCAGGTGCGGGGGGGCGACTGGGAGAGAGCCGCGGTGGGCTCCCCCTTGTCCTCCAGGCTTTTCCGTGACGTGGCGGTACTTTCCCACGTGGCGGCGTGGGGGTGCTCGGGAAAAATATCTCGGTACCGATATTTTCTACTGCATAAGAGACTGCCACGTGGGGCCCGCAGTTTCCCCAGTGTGCGCGGAAAGATCTGCGACTGCCACCTGCGATGACGTCAGGCATATGACAGGCTAGCCGCGCTGGCCGAGCATGGCCCTCTCCCCTGAGTTCGCTCCCCGCCGCCAGCTGGTGGCCGTGCTAATCTACCCTTTCTAACAATAATTAATATTATACATAAATATAGTGTGTATATTATCGACGAATATTCTATATGTATCTAAAAATGTTTATATAAAATAAAACGTATATAATAAATCGAGGGGTTATgtagtttttctaaactcactcaactaactagaatTCACCTAGAGCAAACGCTAATACGGTCTAACTAACTTAAGTACTTATCAAAGCACATAtgctaatcaccaagtgattctattaagcacttgaaaatgtctataatatgtcttggtatgttgcttgggctcccacaccttaaaATAGCAGGTTGGGGGTATTTAAAGTCTCCCCACAattatagccgttggacagaaagcaacaactttctgtcgacgggcgcgccggacagtccggtgcacatcggacatgcactgttcactgtctggtgccctgGCCATgttagccgaccgttggggtctgcagcagtcgaccgttggttcCGACCGttgccagactgtccggtgcacaacggaCTATCCAGTGCTACACCCCGAGAGCGCCCGTTGTGGGCCTCTCTGCGTAGAGTGCCCGGTGTCCCattggatagtccggtgcacacaggacagagtattattcactgtccggtgcgccactagtgCGTTGGCTGAtgcccacttcatggatttcttcgctATTTTCTTGTGCTTCTTTTGTTCTTAGTCTTGAACTTCTAAgctcttttatgtcttcttttgatgtGTTGCATCTtcagtgccttagtccaatcctcttcgcatcctatgaactataaatacaaacattagcaaacacattagtccacagattatgttaatcatcaaacaccaaaaccttttgagccaaatggcctggagtccatttttcttacaatctcctcctttttggtgattgatgacaacacaaccaaagcaagcaaatataaataaaaatatgcaatctacttgctaggatgcacgaGTGTCCCCACaaagtgatattatggacttaagcctcccctaactccataatttacttacttcctattttagaccaaagagccAAAACCACTTCCAATATCAAAaaattaaattggtggtgtttggtgtttgatataattttcattgctttggtccctaaaacttatcccctttgacatcaaccacaaaaaaggaagacattaaaagcatataggaagcaaaaaAGACTTGCCCTCTTAGAAGATTTATCAATTAAAGCACTAAAAATTACTCCcccaaatgagtgttctctttttgaaagaattttctccccttttagagacgaagaaatactccccctgatagAGATCCTCTTCTTAGGAAAAAGTATATGAGAAAGAGAGgtacaagacatgatttgattagactaactccccttatgcataggtaacagatatattttgacaacatatgcatttatagcaacatatgaagtataagatatgaaatatagtctaatcaataactggagaagacatgtaaaaggTACCAAATGTAGTCTTTCGATACATGATAatacttgtagatttgcagtggaagcttattgtctttctccgggtgttagtctcaaagacttaaactatagagtaacctccccctgaaagtgtgcatacaagtttttgaatacttgtaggagacatgcactttgattttttatatcaagaggggcaaattatctataacccgagctttggcacatataggttaaatgataccaattgaagtatTATACCACTTGTAGTATATCAATTGTAGTATATGTCATATAGAAATACcatttgatgtatcattttcttagggatgttgaataagctatgtgtcgtgcttaactaaacattttaaaccatgtaggtttgctcaagaatgtGAATGAAAGCGAacattcctaccatatgattgacctagtatgcatgcagtcAATATCAAAGGTAAATATCACGTGTAAAACTAGGCATgtaaggtaaaaactagatacaagaaaatagatacgcatatctaaaaggaaatacaataaatctagttatcttagtcatgggtggggaatttgggtccaaaatattcactaaccctacttggcaatagacttaatcctatatgatgcatcccatgatgtacatcccaattttggcaagtctccaaattctccgtagttagctcattattatgtatgctaagaatttcctagggtgctaccaatgttttctagcttagtagttagctcattattatgtatgctaagaatttccatattCCCTAGAAAGTTTTCAATGAATTCTTAagtgctagctaacttagccttaagttttcattcttttttaataaggccatcattggTAGCTgatgatggagcactagactctaattgctcaattttaattgatagctcacaatttaaatttgcaattttttcaaatttttctagcaaacatttataatcattttgagatcaacttatttttcaaagttttaagttgagccttttgtttagtgcatacatcctgGAAAACTTTTacagcttccgcaagctcatctacggagggctttctcTCACCTTCATCATtactgctatcatcactagaggatggaatactcattttaccccttgccataaggcacttgcatgatgatcgtgatgagcgttatgaggatcggtggctgcgcgtccttgggtgttcatct
It contains:
- the LOC100192612 gene encoding uncharacterized protein isoform X1, translated to MEGVSSLNQPLINDDRQPVPSSIAKGDQIQGLLSGEWTNERHSSYISSMEASFVEQLRSGSKAIQEGLCQSMRIPRDDARSHDVPESPWVVVRRFRPRGVHHGDGMEVEPLVDGYGSEVTDQNFPEEGIQSSNGACKRQKSTPGNASNGQGT
- the LOC100192612 gene encoding uncharacterized protein LOC100192612, producing the protein MEGVSSLNQPLINDDRQPVPSSIAKGDQIQGLLSGEWTNERHSSYISSMEASFVEQLRSGSKAIQEGLCQSMRIPRDDARSHDVPESPWVVVRRFRPRGVHHGDGMEVEPLVDGYGSGTDTAREKVRTHARVAKASAIIEVTDQNFPEEGIQSSNGACKRQKSTPGNASNGQGT